In Hydractinia symbiolongicarpus strain clone_291-10 chromosome 15, HSymV2.1, whole genome shotgun sequence, one DNA window encodes the following:
- the LOC130628985 gene encoding uncharacterized protein LOC130628985: MISESVESWPQSFFTCFHQIVYKSLNYWLCSIFFSGNGVPILKDKTCTTCKQTLEAVKVVMIEQKDIKKILQDFILSVSHIKSNLAIDLSRQPQNIELTTSQGIDSLILPCLTLTPTKKTAQQPQPSHHEEPSQTQPSHHQEPSQTQPLSTQASQLEQQKPPSTKLPEQP, from the exons ATGATAAGTGAGAGTGTTGAAAGctggcctcaaagttttttcACCTGTTTTCACCAAATTGTTTACAAATCATTAAATTACTGGTTATGTTCCATCTTTTTTTCTGGCAACGGAGTACCAATACTGAAAGACAAAACATGCACTACATGCAAACAAACACTGGAAGCCGTGAAGGTTGTCATGATTGAGCAAAAAGACATCAAAAAGATTCTTCAG gattttattttatctgtgaGCCACATAAAGAGCAACCTCGCAATAGATTTAAGCAGACAACCACAAAATATTGAGTTAACAACGTCACAGGGAATCGACTCCCTAATTTTGCCTTGCTTAACATTAACACCAACAAAAAAGACTGCACAACAACCACAACCATCACACCACGAAGAGCCATCTCAAACACAACCATCACATCACCAAGAGCCATCTCAAACACAACCCCTATCAACACAAGCATCACAGTTGGAACAACAAAAGCCACCTTCGACAAAACTGCCAGAACAACCATAA